A single Eleginops maclovinus isolate JMC-PN-2008 ecotype Puerto Natales chromosome 5, JC_Emac_rtc_rv5, whole genome shotgun sequence DNA region contains:
- the LOC134864806 gene encoding E3 ubiquitin-protein ligase TRIM39-like isoform X1: MAMELPAAFLSEDQFTCSICLDVFNNPVSTSCGHSFCQACISSYWDGKVGAKTYECPLCKEPFRKRPELHINRTLKEITEHFKQIVSSGVPSLDDPNSHPRHRHHSLSLPQRPGEMPVTVFTEMMNRFQQLQTPGTPNDTLSSPDDLHPQSPGPASNEHQDSPPPYSPPRRHTVNVPCDSLPNLPKCPLHLRALEFFCRTDNICVCISCVETAEHRGHNVIPAQREWHIKKSQLGIADVELKGLISERERKVAEIHNSLREIQAAAETQTHGTVSVFSKLITSLERSRAEVLEVLEISRQAAEYRAEILLTELQEEISKLRKRRDAMSQMALTEDYVLFLRSFPELSSPPPAKDWSSVSVVSELCSGVVLRTVNQIMNRVQEEIQKLPKAFQQSSEHAVPRTNTKTRKVQEYATNVILDANTAHPRLIISADGKQVLCGERHQSLPDYPERFDRVVCVLGRQGFSSGRHYWEVEVGGKTDWDLGVASHAVNRKGKITVSPAHGYWFLSLRDRTEYAFRTEPSTNLTVNPRPTRVGVFVDCDKGVVSFYNVEARLLIFTFTAAFPDTIHAFFSPCTNKSGRNEAPLIICPVAMPE, translated from the exons ATGGCTATGGAGCTGCCTGCAGCATTCCTATCTGAAGACCAGTTCACCTGCTCCATCTGTCTGGATGTGTTCAACAACCCGGTCTCAACCTCATGTGGCCACAGCTTTTGCCAGGCCTGCATCTCCTCCTACTGGGATGGAAAAGTGGGGGCCAAGACCTATGAGTGTCCCCTCTGCAAGGAGCCTTTCCGCAAAAGGCCAGAGCTCCATATTAACCGCACCCTGAAGGAGATCACCGAACATTTCAAGCAGATAGTCAGCTCCGGAGTGCCAAGTTTGGACGATCCAAACTCACACCCTCGCCATCGTCATCACTCGCTTTCTTTACCCCAGAGGCCTGGGGAGATGCCAGTGACCGTCTTCACTGAGATGATGAATCgtttccagcagctgcagactcCTGGGACGCCTAACGACACACTTTCCTCACCCGATGATCTTCACCCTCAGAGCCCAGGTCCAGCCAGCAATGAGCACCAAGACTCGCCTCCACCCTACTCACCTCCACGAAG GCATACTGTGAATGTCCCCTGTGACTCCTTGCCGAATCTTCCCAAGTGTCCCCTGCACCTGAGAGCACTGGAGTTCTTCTGTCGCACCGACAACATCTGTGTCTGCATCAGCTGTGTGGAGACCGCAGAGCACCGAGGACACAACGTCATCCCCGCCCAGAGGGAGTGGCACAtcaagaaa TCCCAGTTGGGTATTGCAGATGTGGAGCTGAAGGGTCTCATCtctgagagggagaggaaagtgGCGGAAATACACAACTCCTTACGAGAGATACAG gctgctgctgaGACACAGACGCATGGAACTGTAAGTGTGTTTTCCAAGCTGATCACCAGTTTGGAGCGCAGCCGAGCTGAAGTCTTGGAG GTGTTGGAGATCAGCCGGCAGGCGGCTGAGTACAGAGCGGAGATCCTGCTGacggagctgcaggaggagataTCTAAgctgagaaagaggagggacGCAATGAGCCAGATGGCTCTGACTGAAGACTACGTACTCTTCCTCAGG AGCTTCCCTGAGCTGTCCAGCCCTCCACCAGCGAAGGACTGGTCCTCGGTCTCTGTGGTGTCTGAGCTGTGCTCAGGGGTGGTTCTCAGGACTGTCAATCAAATCATGAATCGTGTCCAGGAAGAGATACAGAAACTGCCCAAAGCCT TCCAGCAATCGTCAGAGCATGCTGTACCAAGGACCAACACAA AGACAAGAAAAGTTCAAGAATATGCAA CCAATGTCATTTTAGACGCCAATACAGCCCACCCACGTCTCATCATCTCAGCAGACGGGAAGCAGGTTCTGTGTGGGGAGCGCCATCAGTCGCTGCCTGATTACCCCGAGCGCTTCGACCGGGTGGTGTGTGTGCTGGGTCGCCAGGGCTTCAGCTCAGGACGCCACTACTGGGAG GTGGAGGTTGGAGGAAAGACTGACTGGGACCTGGGAGTGGCAAGTCACGCCGTCAATCGGAAGGGCAAAATCACCGTGAGCCCCGCCCACGGCTACTGGTTCCTGAGCTTGCGAGATCGGACGGAATACGCTTTCCGAACAGAACCCTCCACCAACCTGACTGTGAACCCCAGACCCACGCGGGTTGGAGTCTTTGTGGACTGTGATAAGGGGGTGGTGTCCTTCTACAACGTGGAGGCCAGATTGCTCATCTTTACATTCACAGCTGCTTTTCCTGACACCATCCATGCGTTCTTCAGCCCCTGTACCAACAAATCAGGGCGGAATGAGGCTCCACTCATCATCTGCCCTGTTGCAATGCCAGAATGA
- the LOC134864806 gene encoding E3 ubiquitin-protein ligase TRIM7-like isoform X2 has translation MAMELPAAFLSEDQFTCSICLDVFNNPVSTSCGHSFCQACISSYWDGKVGAKTYECPLCKEPFRKRPELHINRTLKEITEHFKQIVSSGVPSLDDPNSHPRHRHHSLSLPQRPGEMPVTVFTEMMNRFQQLQTPGTPNDTLSSPDDLHPQSPGPASNEHQDSPPPYSPPRRHTVNVPCDSLPNLPKCPLHLRALEFFCRTDNICVCISCVETAEHRGHNVIPAQREWHIKKSQLGIADVELKGLISERERKVAEIHNSLREIQAAAETQTHGTVSVFSKLITSLERSRAEVLEVLEISRQAAEYRAEILLTELQEEISKLRKRRDAMSQMALTEDYVLFLRSFPELSSPPPAKDWSSVSVVSELCSGVVLRTVNQIMNRVQEEIQKLPKAFQQSSEHAVPRTNTKTRKVQEYATNVILDANTAHPRLIISADGKQVLCGERHQSLPDYPERFDRVVCVLGRQGFSSGRHYWEVCEEP, from the exons ATGGCTATGGAGCTGCCTGCAGCATTCCTATCTGAAGACCAGTTCACCTGCTCCATCTGTCTGGATGTGTTCAACAACCCGGTCTCAACCTCATGTGGCCACAGCTTTTGCCAGGCCTGCATCTCCTCCTACTGGGATGGAAAAGTGGGGGCCAAGACCTATGAGTGTCCCCTCTGCAAGGAGCCTTTCCGCAAAAGGCCAGAGCTCCATATTAACCGCACCCTGAAGGAGATCACCGAACATTTCAAGCAGATAGTCAGCTCCGGAGTGCCAAGTTTGGACGATCCAAACTCACACCCTCGCCATCGTCATCACTCGCTTTCTTTACCCCAGAGGCCTGGGGAGATGCCAGTGACCGTCTTCACTGAGATGATGAATCgtttccagcagctgcagactcCTGGGACGCCTAACGACACACTTTCCTCACCCGATGATCTTCACCCTCAGAGCCCAGGTCCAGCCAGCAATGAGCACCAAGACTCGCCTCCACCCTACTCACCTCCACGAAG GCATACTGTGAATGTCCCCTGTGACTCCTTGCCGAATCTTCCCAAGTGTCCCCTGCACCTGAGAGCACTGGAGTTCTTCTGTCGCACCGACAACATCTGTGTCTGCATCAGCTGTGTGGAGACCGCAGAGCACCGAGGACACAACGTCATCCCCGCCCAGAGGGAGTGGCACAtcaagaaa TCCCAGTTGGGTATTGCAGATGTGGAGCTGAAGGGTCTCATCtctgagagggagaggaaagtgGCGGAAATACACAACTCCTTACGAGAGATACAG gctgctgctgaGACACAGACGCATGGAACTGTAAGTGTGTTTTCCAAGCTGATCACCAGTTTGGAGCGCAGCCGAGCTGAAGTCTTGGAG GTGTTGGAGATCAGCCGGCAGGCGGCTGAGTACAGAGCGGAGATCCTGCTGacggagctgcaggaggagataTCTAAgctgagaaagaggagggacGCAATGAGCCAGATGGCTCTGACTGAAGACTACGTACTCTTCCTCAGG AGCTTCCCTGAGCTGTCCAGCCCTCCACCAGCGAAGGACTGGTCCTCGGTCTCTGTGGTGTCTGAGCTGTGCTCAGGGGTGGTTCTCAGGACTGTCAATCAAATCATGAATCGTGTCCAGGAAGAGATACAGAAACTGCCCAAAGCCT TCCAGCAATCGTCAGAGCATGCTGTACCAAGGACCAACACAA AGACAAGAAAAGTTCAAGAATATGCAA CCAATGTCATTTTAGACGCCAATACAGCCCACCCACGTCTCATCATCTCAGCAGACGGGAAGCAGGTTCTGTGTGGGGAGCGCCATCAGTCGCTGCCTGATTACCCCGAGCGCTTCGACCGGGTGGTGTGTGTGCTGGGTCGCCAGGGCTTCAGCTCAGGACGCCACTACTGGGAG gtttgtgaagagccaTAA